The Moorella glycerini genomic interval CGGTATCCGCTTTGGTGAGCATCCCCTTTTCATAACATTCCATGGCAAAAGCAATGGTTGCCCCGCAAGATATAGTATCAAGCCCGTACATATTACAGAGTTGATTGGCTATGGCAACTGGCTCCAGGCTGGTAACACCGCAATAGGAACCCATGGCAGCACAAGTTTCGTATTCCGGACCGCCGTAACGGCTATCAACTTTACCCGGTATGGATACGACACGCTTGCATCTTATGGCACACGCGTAACAAGTATCCCTTTTTTTAAGAATAGTTGCGGCCATAGTCGCCCCACTTAAGTTTTCAGCTCCTTCTGGAAACCAACCGGAAGTAAAATTCCTGGTAGGTAGAAAGCCCGCTTCATGATTACCGATTAAATCCCCGTCAGTACCATACTGCCCCAAAGAACTCACGGTACTGTTGGCAGCTAACCTTTTGGTAATCCCCCGGGTTAGAGAGCGAAAGCCTTGGGGGTCTACTGGCACTCTTGGTTTAGCCTTACGTACCACAACGGCCTTCAGATTTTTAGAACCCATAACCGCCCCCAAACCAGTACGACCATTGGCGCGGCTGCATCGATTAAGTATACAGGCAAAACGCACCAGGTTTTCCCTAGCGGGGCCAATCTGCGCAATCTCAATATTTTTACTGCCTAATTCATTTTAACATAGCCATTTGAACTGTTCCTTCCCCCTGATGTTCCTTTAAGCAGCTAGCAGCATAAGCGCTAACACCTGGCAAGAAATCTTTCATGGACCCTTCAATCTCAAAATAACTATCGCCAATTATAGATAATGCTTTTACTCTCTTTAACCGCATTTGCTCAGCCAGGTCCCTTTGTAAAAATTCTTTGTTGCTATCATCATTATCTCCTCCAGCTAGAACAGTAAGGACCTCGGGTTTAATCTCCCTTATTTTTGCTTCCACTTCTAACGCCGTATTTAACTTTAATCCGGGAATTTCTTTGATATCAACTAGCCGGCCGGACACGGCTACCCAGACTGGAAAAGCAGCCTCACCTGTAAGTACTAAACCATCATAACCCGCCAGTTTTATCATGCGGCTACGTGACCATATACCAGGTCACAATGTAAGCCGTTTTCAGAAGCTACGAGCACTACTGCTGGGGCACTACCCGGGATGGGAGTACCCGCCAGGGGGCCTGCCATAATTAACAGGGGCTTATCTAACAAACAACCACTTTGAATATCTTCTACTAAATATCCTGAATCCGTGATAATAACAACTGGGTAGAACTCGCACTAACAGTAAATGGTATTAACAGTTATATTTAACATCTGCTGATACATTGAATTGGGTCTAAAGTTGATTATGTGGACGAAGGCTATTTACTCTTACCTTGGGTCCCCTGGATAAGGGAATAACAAAGTAGACCTCTCGTCCTAAGAGGCTTGGAGCCTGCTTATACAGCTAACTGGAGCTAGAAGTTCTGTATTAAGCCAACGCTTTATATAGGTACCGGAAAGCTGGATACCACGGGCTGTGCTGCCCAAATCGTAATTTGACCTGCCGGGCGTGGTGAACCAGCCGGGACGCTATGGTAATCAGGTTTTGTATAACGGTACGCAGCCGCCGGCGTTGAGCTTTCTTATTGCGCAGCGGTACCTCCTTTAGCGGGAGGCTAAACTGCCCCAGAAGCCTTAGAATGTTGTAGGCGAAAACACCCAGGTGTAGCACCAGGTCATTGGTGGCAAACTTGCCGCTGGGCAGCCGTTCCAGGTCTAAATCGTTTTTGATTTCACTGTGGAATTGCTCACTGGTGCCGTGGTCGTGGTAGAGGGTAATGATATCCTCCACCGGGTCGGGTAAAGTGGTCCAGTAGGTTTCGACCTCAATTTCCGGGACCAGGAGAAGCTGGCCGTTTCGTAATATCGTCCGCTCGGTGACCTTATACACCAGACGGACAGGGGTGTCAGCACCCTCGATTTTCACCATCTGGTGCCCCCGATAGACGGTTTTTCCCTCCCGTTCTAGGGTGGCGGTACCATTTTCCTTGGCAATGGCCAGCCAGGCCTCCGGCGTTTCCTTGCGCAGGTTACGCTTAATGATAAAATCGGCTTTGATTTCCGGGTCCAAACAGACCTGGAGATTATCCTGGCTGTCATTACCGCCATCCATCCGTACTAAAAGTGGCAGCGAAGTGATAGCGCGAGCAAAGGTTAGAGCTTGTCGCAGGAACTCCGGCGTCCCTTTTTGGCAATGCTGTTTCCCGGCCCGCAGTTCGGTATGGACGCAGTAGCCTTCCCTACCGAGGTAGGCGAAGATAGGCGCATAACCGTCGTAGCCCTTATAGGTCCTGGAAACACCCTCTTTCTTGGAATTTGAATTATCAAAGGGAGTAACATCAATATCCAAAGGGACATATTGGCGCTTTAGTTCCCTGGAACCCAGGGTAACAGGAGTTACCGGTGCCTTAAGTTTCTTAAGGAACCTGGCCGTTTCCTCGAGGATAATCTCCTGGTAGGGTACACTATGAGCTATCATATCCAGGCGCTGGCGCAGGGTAGGGCTTGAAGGCACATCCTGAATACCCAGCGCCGCAGCGAAGAAGGGGTCATCCCGAAAAAGCTCAATATGGTCAAAATCACTGCGACCCTGGCAAAGCAGGCCCACGTAAGAGGTGATAACATCCCCGTGAGAAATATCCGGAGAAGAAACACCAGGTATCCGGGTCTTATTTAGCCTGAGTTTCAGAGCAGTATGATCAATGATTTCCCCCACCAGAGCCAGTCCGGCAACGGGGGTAAGGTGTTCATCAGACTGTTCAATGATGAATTTCATGGCCGCACCTCGCAGGTGAACATGGATTCGTTTGCCATCCAGCCTATTATACCTTATTTTTCGCGAGGTTTTGAGCCATATCCAGATATTTTGTTATTGGGTTGTCACGGATTCAGGTTATAGATAAACTGGAAGGCAAAAATAAATGTTCTGGCCATAGTAGCCAGGGGCCCCGGAGATTGACCCGGGGCCCCTGGCTTTATTGTGCGCCCGGCATGGGCGTTAACTTAGTGGTGAAAGTCCACTGCAGGCGAGGCAGCACAGTCTGTTAGCCAAAGGCAAGGGTGTCCATCGCGAGGTGGAATCTGAAGGAAGCCGGAGGCAAAGCCACGGCCCGATGAACAAGAACCCCATACGAGGCTAGACCGTCCGGATGAGCTGGCAATACACAGCGAAATCCCAGGCTGCCAAGGGGCGGTAGAGTAGATGGGGCGGGCGCGGGGTGAAGGTTAACGCTCTTACCCGGGGAGACCTGCCGGGTAGGCCAGGGAAAGCTGGTAACCCGTGTCGAAAGGCACGACTGAACCGGCAGGAGTCAGCAGAAGGCATAGTACCCTGGGGGTCATGAACCGCAGGGGAAGGCCCGAACATCAAGTCAGAGGTGAAACGATGCGTTCGCGAGAAGGACGAAGACAGCAGAAAACCCCGGAAGGGGCCTGCCCACGGGAGGAAGTGGTGAAGCCGCAGGGGACCGCGGGAGGGCCGAGTTCTTCT includes:
- a CDS encoding IS1380 family transposase, whose product is MKFIIEQSDEHLTPVAGLALVGEIIDHTALKLRLNKTRIPGVSSPDISHGDVITSYVGLLCQGRSDFDHIELFRDDPFFAAALGIQDVPSSPTLRQRLDMIAHSVPYQEIILEETARFLKKLKAPVTPVTLGSRELKRQYVPLDIDVTPFDNSNSKKEGVSRTYKGYDGYAPIFAYLGREGYCVHTELRAGKQHCQKGTPEFLRQALTFARAITSLPLLVRMDGGNDSQDNLQVCLDPEIKADFIIKRNLRKETPEAWLAIAKENGTATLEREGKTVYRGHQMVKIEGADTPVRLVYKVTERTILRNGQLLLVPEIEVETYWTTLPDPVEDIITLYHDHGTSEQFHSEIKNDLDLERLPSGKFATNDLVLHLGVFAYNILRLLGQFSLPLKEVPLRNKKAQRRRLRTVIQNLITIASRLVHHARQVKLRFGQHSPWYPAFRYLYKALA